Proteins encoded within one genomic window of Gloeobacter kilaueensis JS1:
- the kdpF gene encoding K(+)-transporting ATPase subunit F, protein MTLPLGLLLVMTVGLAVYLLVVMVKPEWF, encoded by the coding sequence ATGACGCTGCCGCTGGGATTGCTGTTGGTGATGACTGTTGGTCTGGCCGTCTACCTGCTGGTGGTCATGGTCAAGCCGGAATGGTTTTAG
- a CDS encoding M48 family metallopeptidase, whose translation MTSSTAPTPYRLTGISPKAYEHPADRAATAALKQIPFIDVLVKKLFEFGFERSIKQDLLGNGIRLGPNQLPQLYQAYLSCLDTLDLPSVYELYLLQTPQVNAMAYGADRPIVILNSGLTSILDKDELKSVLAHEVGHILSEHVLYRTVLFLLLQISWNTLPLPPLSGLPLQAITLILLEWSRASELTCDRAAALVVRDPRIHCRTLMKLAGGNVEGLNVDAFIQQASQYESWDDYLDRGLRFFGEMGTTHPYAVRRVSELTRWIQAGDFDRIISGNYVRRGQEPPPTAEFERAVDFYASQFRHLISETGIGVQQLSRQISDWLRDLQRSASTRSERAR comes from the coding sequence ATGACCAGTAGCACCGCGCCCACGCCCTACCGGCTCACCGGCATCAGCCCCAAAGCCTACGAGCACCCCGCCGATCGCGCCGCCACCGCTGCCCTCAAGCAGATTCCTTTTATCGACGTTTTGGTCAAAAAGCTCTTCGAGTTCGGTTTCGAGCGCTCGATCAAGCAGGATCTGCTCGGTAACGGCATCCGGCTCGGTCCCAATCAACTGCCCCAGCTCTACCAGGCGTATCTCAGCTGCCTTGACACCCTCGATCTGCCCAGCGTCTACGAGCTGTATCTGCTGCAGACTCCCCAGGTCAACGCGATGGCCTACGGTGCGGATCGGCCCATCGTCATTCTCAACTCTGGCCTCACCTCGATCCTCGACAAGGACGAACTCAAATCGGTACTCGCCCACGAGGTCGGCCACATTCTCTCCGAGCATGTGCTCTACCGCACGGTTTTATTCTTGCTGTTGCAGATTAGCTGGAACACCCTGCCGCTACCGCCCTTGAGCGGACTGCCGCTCCAGGCAATCACTTTGATTTTGCTGGAATGGTCGCGCGCTTCGGAGCTGACCTGCGACCGGGCGGCAGCTCTGGTCGTCCGCGACCCGCGCATCCACTGCCGGACTTTGATGAAACTGGCGGGCGGCAACGTCGAGGGCCTCAACGTCGATGCCTTCATCCAGCAAGCGAGCCAGTACGAGAGCTGGGACGATTATCTCGATCGCGGCCTGCGCTTTTTTGGTGAGATGGGCACTACCCACCCCTACGCGGTGCGCCGCGTCTCCGAGTTGACGCGCTGGATCCAGGCGGGAGACTTTGATCGGATTATCAGTGGCAACTACGTGCGCCGGGGGCAAGAGCCGCCGCCCACCGCCGAGTTCGAGCGGGCCGTCGATTTTTACGCAAGCCAGTTCCGGCACCTGATTAGCGAAACCGGCATCGGCGTCCAACAACTCTCGCGCCAGATCTCAGACTGGCTGAGAGACCTGCAGCGCAGCGCCTCTACCCGCAGCGAGCGGGCGCGCTAG
- the psaM gene encoding photosystem I reaction center subunit XII, which translates to MSTVVSPAQVAIAFVVAAIAGIAALLLATALAK; encoded by the coding sequence TTGAGCACCGTCGTCTCTCCCGCCCAGGTGGCGATTGCCTTTGTCGTGGCTGCGATCGCCGGTATCGCCGCTTTGTTGCTGGCGACTGCCCTGGCCAAATAA
- the kdpC gene encoding K(+)-transporting ATPase subunit C, translating to MSALKEITTSVRMTIFFWIACGLAYPLIVTVFAQLAFPRQANGSLVTDARGEAVGSALIGQKFTSPRYFHGRPSSIDYKAEASGASQYGATNKKLIERVQGDVTALTTENGSKPTIDLVTTSGSGLDPDITPAGAEVQVGRVGRARNLDPALVRQLVAAHTEGRFLNIFGEPRVNVLALNLALDQLKP from the coding sequence ATGTCTGCTCTTAAAGAAATCACGACCAGCGTGCGGATGACGATCTTCTTCTGGATCGCCTGCGGCCTTGCCTATCCGCTCATCGTCACCGTCTTCGCCCAGCTCGCTTTTCCCCGTCAGGCGAACGGTTCGCTGGTCACAGATGCCAGAGGCGAGGCGGTGGGCTCCGCCCTGATTGGCCAGAAGTTCACCTCGCCGCGCTACTTTCATGGCCGGCCCAGTTCGATCGACTACAAGGCAGAAGCTTCCGGAGCCAGTCAGTACGGGGCGACGAACAAAAAGCTGATCGAGCGGGTACAGGGCGATGTCACTGCCCTCACCACCGAAAACGGCAGCAAGCCGACCATCGACCTCGTTACGACGTCGGGATCGGGGCTCGACCCGGATATCACCCCGGCAGGAGCAGAGGTGCAGGTGGGCCGGGTGGGCCGGGCGCGCAACCTCGATCCGGCACTCGTGAGGCAACTTGTCGCCGCCCATACGGAGGGCCGGTTTCTCAATATCTTTGGTGAACCCCGCGTCAATGTTCTGGCCCTGAATCTCGCCCTCGATCAACTCAAGCCCTAG
- a CDS encoding UDP-N-acetylmuramoyl-tripeptide--D-alanyl-D-alanine ligase yields the protein MFTIETAALGALLAAVLGGGQLPERVWGVSTDTRSLGAGSLFVALRGERFDGHDYVGQAFEQGAILAIVERPVPQPHLLVADTLIAYQALARWWREHFALPVVAVTGSVGKTTTRELIRAVLATAGPVLAPPKNENNDVGVPKLLLGLNAAHRFCVVEMGMRGPGEIDRLARCALPTVGLITNIGSAHIGRLGSYEAIAAAKCELLAALATDIGVAILNAEDERLLATARRFWGGRVQTFGLEGSDADLTGHFDGQLLWVRGVPFVPPLPGRHNLLNFIAALAVAVQLGLDLEQVRSGLKDLQLPEGRSRLLTLSEDIQLIDETYNSAPESARAALEWLAQLPGGRRIAVLGQMRELGDFSYALHHRLGKQCRALGIDELVVLEAGEDTAALLAGAQGMASTSLPDHRTIATYLAATAQPGDRILFKASRAVGLEVALTHLQQLLQDEKS from the coding sequence GTGTTTACGATCGAGACCGCTGCACTTGGAGCCTTACTTGCCGCCGTTCTTGGGGGCGGGCAGTTGCCGGAGCGCGTCTGGGGCGTCAGTACCGACACGCGCAGCCTGGGGGCCGGGTCGCTCTTTGTGGCGCTGAGGGGCGAGCGCTTCGACGGCCACGACTACGTAGGGCAGGCGTTCGAGCAGGGAGCCATTCTCGCCATCGTCGAGCGGCCCGTACCGCAGCCCCACCTGCTGGTCGCCGATACGCTCATCGCGTACCAGGCGCTGGCCCGCTGGTGGCGGGAGCACTTCGCGCTGCCGGTGGTCGCCGTTACCGGCTCGGTGGGCAAGACCACCACCCGCGAACTCATCCGCGCCGTACTCGCCACCGCCGGTCCGGTGCTCGCTCCGCCCAAAAACGAAAACAACGATGTCGGGGTGCCGAAGCTGCTTTTGGGCTTGAACGCTGCTCATCGCTTCTGCGTCGTCGAGATGGGGATGCGCGGACCCGGCGAGATCGACCGGCTCGCCCGTTGCGCACTTCCTACGGTCGGACTCATCACCAACATCGGCAGCGCCCACATCGGACGGCTGGGTTCCTACGAGGCGATCGCCGCCGCCAAGTGCGAACTGTTGGCGGCTCTTGCCACCGATATAGGGGTTGCCATCCTCAACGCCGAGGATGAGAGGCTGCTGGCGACGGCCCGCCGCTTTTGGGGAGGCAGGGTGCAGACTTTTGGCTTAGAAGGCAGTGACGCCGATCTGACCGGCCACTTCGACGGCCAGTTGCTCTGGGTGCGGGGCGTTCCTTTTGTGCCGCCGCTGCCGGGCCGCCACAATCTGCTCAACTTTATCGCCGCCCTCGCCGTCGCCGTTCAGCTCGGGCTGGATCTGGAACAGGTGCGCTCCGGCCTAAAAGACCTGCAACTGCCGGAGGGCCGTAGCCGCCTGCTGACGCTGTCTGAAGACATACAACTCATCGACGAAACTTACAACAGCGCCCCGGAGTCGGCCCGCGCCGCCCTCGAATGGCTCGCCCAACTGCCGGGCGGACGCCGCATCGCCGTACTGGGTCAGATGCGCGAGTTAGGCGATTTCAGCTACGCGCTGCACCACCGGCTAGGCAAGCAATGCCGTGCTCTCGGGATCGATGAGCTGGTGGTCCTGGAGGCGGGGGAGGATACGGCTGCGCTGCTCGCAGGGGCCCAGGGGATGGCAAGCACTTCCCTGCCCGATCACCGGACAATCGCCACGTATCTGGCGGCGACGGCGCAACCGGGCGATCGGATTTTATTTAAGGCGTCCAGGGCCGTTGGCCTCGAAGTGGCTTTGACCCATCTGCAGCAGTTGTTGCAGGACGAAAAGTCATAG
- the kdpB gene encoding potassium-transporting ATPase subunit KdpB encodes MQLKNRPQSPVASATSRSLKRRTTDSTGIYQRAIVESFVKLNPLTLYKNPVMFVVALGTLVTLAITLQPDLFGAQSNSRLLNALITAILFVTVLFANFAEAVAEGRGKAQADALRRTRQDTLARRVAADGQIEEVSSTQLRKGDVVLVSAGDLIPGDGEVLDGVASVDESAITGESAPVIKEPGSDVASTVTGGTRILSDTLRIRIVANPGEAFIDRMIALVEGAKRQKTPNEIALTVLLAVLTLIFLIVVATLPPFANFVQAPVSIATLVALLVALIPTTIGGLLSAIGIAGMDRVAQFNVIATSGKAVEAAGDVGTLILDKTGTITLGNRLADEFVPVGDHSPLAVANVAWAASLFDTTPEGKSVVRLAGELGAVGGYSPEGAVGIEFTAQTRMSGTDFADGRSVRKGAVDAIKRSVIAQGGRVPADLEAATERVSRLGGTPLAVCQGTEIYGVIYLKDIVKPGIRQRFEELRRMGIKTIMLTGDNRITASVIAAEAGVDDFIAEATPEDKIRVIRENQAAGKLVAMTGDGTNDAPALAQADVGVAMNSGTQAAKEAANMVDLDSDPTKLIDVVTIGKQLLITRGALTTFSIANDVSKYFAIIPAMFSAAGIGALNVMGLTSPTSAILSALIFNALIIPALIPLALRGVQFKPLTADELLTRNILIYGVGGLIVPFIGIKLIDVLVSAVGLV; translated from the coding sequence ATGCAACTGAAAAATAGACCCCAAAGTCCCGTTGCTTCCGCTACCAGCCGCTCCCTCAAACGGCGTACTACGGATAGTACGGGGATTTACCAGCGGGCGATCGTCGAGTCGTTTGTCAAGCTCAACCCGCTGACGCTCTACAAAAATCCGGTGATGTTCGTCGTTGCCCTGGGCACCCTCGTCACCCTCGCCATCACCCTCCAACCGGATCTCTTCGGCGCGCAATCCAATTCGCGGTTGCTCAACGCTTTGATCACGGCAATCTTGTTTGTGACGGTGCTGTTTGCCAACTTTGCCGAGGCGGTAGCCGAGGGACGGGGTAAAGCCCAGGCGGACGCGCTGCGCCGCACCAGGCAGGATACGCTCGCCCGGCGGGTGGCAGCGGACGGGCAGATCGAGGAGGTCTCCTCCACCCAACTGCGCAAGGGGGATGTCGTCCTGGTGTCAGCTGGGGATCTCATCCCCGGCGACGGCGAAGTTCTAGACGGCGTCGCCTCGGTGGACGAATCGGCGATCACAGGCGAGTCCGCTCCAGTTATCAAAGAACCCGGCTCGGATGTGGCGAGTACGGTGACAGGCGGGACGCGCATCCTCTCCGACACCCTGCGCATCCGCATCGTCGCCAATCCGGGCGAGGCGTTCATCGACCGGATGATTGCCCTGGTGGAGGGGGCAAAGCGGCAGAAGACCCCCAACGAGATCGCCCTCACCGTTCTGCTGGCGGTCCTGACGCTTATCTTTCTCATCGTCGTCGCCACCCTGCCGCCCTTTGCCAACTTTGTCCAGGCTCCAGTGAGCATCGCGACGCTGGTGGCGCTGCTGGTGGCCCTGATTCCGACCACGATCGGGGGGCTGCTCAGTGCCATCGGTATCGCCGGTATGGACCGCGTCGCCCAGTTCAACGTGATCGCCACCTCCGGTAAGGCGGTAGAGGCGGCGGGGGACGTGGGCACTTTGATCCTCGACAAGACCGGCACGATCACCCTCGGAAACCGCCTGGCGGACGAATTTGTCCCTGTGGGCGATCACAGCCCGCTGGCGGTGGCAAACGTCGCCTGGGCCGCTTCGCTCTTTGACACCACACCCGAGGGCAAGTCGGTGGTGCGCCTGGCAGGTGAACTGGGAGCAGTGGGGGGCTACAGCCCGGAGGGGGCCGTGGGGATCGAATTTACCGCCCAGACCCGGATGAGCGGGACGGATTTTGCCGATGGCCGCAGCGTGCGCAAGGGAGCGGTCGATGCGATCAAGCGCTCTGTGATTGCCCAGGGGGGCCGGGTGCCCGCCGATCTCGAAGCGGCCACCGAGCGGGTCTCGCGCCTGGGAGGCACGCCGCTCGCCGTCTGCCAGGGCACAGAAATTTATGGCGTCATTTATCTTAAAGACATCGTCAAGCCCGGTATCCGCCAGCGCTTCGAGGAGTTGCGGCGCATGGGCATCAAGACGATCATGCTCACCGGCGACAACCGGATTACCGCCAGTGTGATTGCCGCCGAGGCAGGGGTAGACGACTTTATCGCCGAAGCGACTCCCGAGGACAAGATCCGGGTGATCCGCGAAAACCAGGCTGCGGGCAAGCTCGTGGCGATGACCGGCGACGGCACCAACGACGCACCGGCTCTAGCGCAGGCGGATGTGGGGGTGGCGATGAACTCCGGCACCCAGGCTGCCAAAGAAGCGGCCAACATGGTCGATCTCGATTCGGACCCGACCAAGCTCATCGACGTGGTGACGATCGGCAAGCAGCTTTTGATCACCCGTGGTGCCCTCACGACCTTCAGCATCGCCAACGACGTCTCCAAGTACTTCGCGATCATCCCGGCGATGTTCTCGGCTGCGGGCATTGGAGCCCTCAACGTCATGGGCCTCACCAGCCCGACTTCGGCGATTCTTTCGGCTTTGATCTTCAATGCCTTGATTATTCCGGCGCTCATCCCGCTTGCTCTGCGCGGGGTGCAATTTAAGCCCCTCACCGCCGACGAGCTACTGACGCGCAACATTCTCATCTACGGCGTCGGGGGTCTGATCGTTCCTTTTATCGGGATCAAGCTCATCGACGTGCTGGTGAGCGCGGTTGGCCTCGTTTAA
- a CDS encoding J domain-containing protein has translation MDKPTHYQTLGIDPSATTEQIRAAYRRLAKQHHPDTGAPAGHQRMVSLNEAYEVLSEPERRRSYDRLLARDSERGVTATQTVPRAPAGRGVSEDNERLSWLKEIYQPVSAAIQKVVRPFERQLDELSYDPYDDELIGQFEAYLQRSQQYYQQARTLFASRPNPAGAALVAELLFHGLNQLGDALDELRYFTQNYDYQHLHVGQELMSIAWDLRGQAVKAAERLLRTAAF, from the coding sequence GTGGATAAACCGACGCACTACCAGACCCTGGGCATCGACCCGTCGGCGACGACGGAGCAGATCCGCGCTGCCTACCGGCGACTGGCCAAGCAGCACCACCCCGATACCGGTGCGCCTGCCGGTCATCAGCGGATGGTTTCGCTCAACGAAGCCTACGAGGTTTTAAGCGAACCGGAGCGGCGGCGCTCCTACGACCGGCTTTTGGCCCGCGACAGCGAGCGGGGAGTGACCGCTACCCAGACGGTGCCCCGCGCTCCGGCGGGCCGGGGAGTCTCCGAGGACAACGAGCGGCTGAGTTGGCTCAAAGAAATCTACCAGCCGGTGAGTGCCGCTATCCAGAAGGTGGTGCGGCCTTTTGAGCGCCAGCTGGACGAACTTTCTTACGACCCCTACGACGACGAATTGATAGGCCAGTTCGAGGCGTACCTCCAGCGCAGCCAGCAGTACTACCAGCAGGCGCGCACCCTCTTCGCTTCAAGACCCAATCCCGCCGGGGCGGCGCTGGTGGCGGAGCTGTTGTTTCACGGCCTCAATCAACTCGGAGACGCCCTCGACGAGTTGCGCTACTTTACCCAGAACTACGACTACCAGCACCTGCACGTTGGCCAGGAACTGATGAGCATCGCCTGGGATCTGCGAGGCCAGGCCGTCAAGGCGGCTGAACGGCTGCTGCGCACAGCGGCGTTCTGA
- the kdpA gene encoding potassium-transporting ATPase subunit KdpA gives MATEGFLQIAVTIALMVAIVPLFGTYMARVFQFERTWLDPLFDPIEGLVYRLGGVDSAADMDWWTYARAVLVSNLAMFVPVFTILLFQGSLPFNPNAIAGMSPDTALHTAISFLTNTDQQHYSGETGTSHFAQMAGLQFLMFTSAATGLAVGVAFIRGLLGRPMGNFYVDLTRSISRILMPISIVFAVVFLSQGVPQNLSALTEVKLTDPYQTTVDNKTGTVATQKLFTGPFASMESIKQLGENGGGSYGVNSAHPYENPNPFTNLVQILLMLSIPTAFIYTFGVMAGNKKQGWVIFWTIFVLFVALVGVAATSEFFGNPTLNAVLGSANPNFEGQEVRFGWAQTALFATSTTGTMTGAVNGMHDSLTPLALLATIFNMFMQVIWGGQGTGLAYILVFLIIAVFVTGLMVGRTPEVFGRKIEKREVALASVIFLIQPIITKVPTAIAVAIPGLISLGNPSYHGLMEPFYEYTSAAANNGSGLGGLTSAVPWWNLTCALVLLLGRYAPIIALLALAGGLQKKQPVPETPGTLRTDTPLFGAVTAGTILILGGLTLFPIAALGPIAEFFANLAGKTF, from the coding sequence ATGGCCACTGAGGGTTTTTTGCAGATTGCGGTCACGATCGCCTTGATGGTGGCGATCGTGCCTTTGTTTGGAACGTACATGGCGCGGGTCTTTCAGTTCGAGCGGACCTGGCTCGATCCGCTCTTTGATCCGATCGAGGGGCTGGTGTACCGGTTGGGGGGAGTCGATTCGGCGGCGGATATGGATTGGTGGACTTACGCGCGCGCGGTGCTGGTGAGCAACCTCGCGATGTTCGTGCCGGTCTTCACGATCTTGCTGTTTCAAGGAAGCCTGCCCTTCAATCCGAATGCGATTGCCGGGATGAGCCCGGATACGGCTCTGCACACGGCGATCTCGTTTTTGACCAATACCGACCAGCAGCATTATTCCGGCGAGACGGGGACGAGCCATTTTGCCCAGATGGCCGGGCTGCAATTTTTGATGTTCACCTCGGCTGCAACCGGTCTGGCGGTGGGGGTTGCCTTTATCCGTGGGCTTCTTGGTCGGCCCATGGGCAACTTCTACGTCGATCTCACCCGCTCGATCTCGCGGATCTTGATGCCGATCTCGATTGTCTTTGCGGTCGTCTTCTTGAGCCAGGGGGTGCCGCAGAACTTGAGCGCCCTGACTGAGGTAAAGCTCACCGACCCCTATCAGACGACGGTGGACAACAAGACCGGGACCGTCGCCACCCAGAAACTCTTTACCGGGCCGTTCGCCTCGATGGAGAGCATCAAGCAACTGGGTGAAAACGGCGGCGGCTCCTACGGCGTCAATTCTGCTCACCCCTACGAAAATCCCAACCCCTTTACCAACCTGGTGCAGATCCTGCTGATGCTCTCGATTCCCACCGCCTTCATCTACACCTTCGGGGTCATGGCGGGCAACAAGAAGCAGGGCTGGGTCATTTTCTGGACCATCTTCGTGCTGTTTGTCGCCCTGGTCGGTGTCGCCGCCACCAGCGAATTTTTTGGCAATCCAACCTTGAATGCCGTTCTAGGCAGTGCCAATCCCAACTTCGAGGGCCAGGAGGTCCGCTTTGGTTGGGCACAGACTGCCCTCTTTGCCACCTCCACCACCGGGACGATGACCGGAGCAGTGAATGGGATGCACGATTCGCTGACGCCCCTGGCGCTGCTGGCAACGATCTTCAACATGTTCATGCAGGTGATCTGGGGCGGCCAGGGCACCGGACTCGCCTACATCCTGGTGTTCTTGATCATCGCTGTCTTTGTCACCGGCTTGATGGTCGGGCGGACCCCGGAAGTCTTTGGTCGCAAGATCGAGAAGCGGGAAGTCGCGCTTGCAAGCGTGATCTTTCTTATTCAGCCCATCATCACCAAAGTGCCGACAGCGATCGCCGTGGCCATCCCTGGGCTCATCTCCCTTGGCAATCCGTCCTACCACGGGCTTATGGAGCCCTTCTACGAGTACACTTCGGCAGCCGCAAACAATGGCTCCGGCCTGGGCGGTCTGACCAGTGCCGTGCCCTGGTGGAACCTCACCTGTGCGCTCGTTCTGCTTCTGGGGCGCTACGCACCGATCATCGCCTTGCTGGCTCTGGCGGGCGGCCTGCAGAAAAAACAGCCGGTGCCGGAGACTCCCGGCACCCTGCGCACCGATACGCCCCTTTTTGGAGCGGTCACCGCCGGTACGATCCTCATCCTCGGTGGACTGACGCTCTTTCCGATTGCCGCCCTGGGGCCGATCGCCGAATTCTTCGCCAATCTCGCCGGTAAGACGTTTTAG